In Rhizobium sp. N324, a single genomic region encodes these proteins:
- a CDS encoding ParB/RepB/Spo0J family partition protein, with the protein MNDDVSKRRLGRGLAALIGEMDQPVPVEAERTISADRMIPIEFVSRNPRNPRRFFDDTELHDLASSIRQHGIVQPIVVRTMDRDQYEIIAGERRWRAAQLAGLIEIPVIVRDVDDKTALEIAIVENVQRADLNPLEEALGYEQLIAEYGYTQNDLGEIIGKSRSHVANSLRLLKLPDPVRDLLAAGSLSAGHARALVSTPDPASLARTIVAKGMSVRDAEKLAQNNIKAQSEPQLAAARRDQKDSDTLALERTLSDALGLDVAINHKTSGGQIKIFYKSLEQLEEICRLLERR; encoded by the coding sequence ATGAATGACGATGTATCGAAAAGGCGATTGGGCCGTGGCCTTGCGGCGCTGATCGGTGAAATGGATCAGCCCGTTCCGGTGGAAGCTGAACGGACGATCAGTGCCGACCGAATGATTCCGATCGAGTTCGTCAGCCGTAACCCTCGCAATCCCCGTCGGTTCTTCGATGACACCGAGCTGCATGATCTTGCCAGTTCCATTCGCCAGCACGGGATCGTGCAGCCGATCGTCGTGCGGACGATGGACAGGGATCAATATGAGATTATCGCCGGCGAGCGACGTTGGCGCGCCGCCCAGCTGGCCGGCTTGATCGAGATCCCCGTCATTGTCCGCGACGTGGATGACAAGACGGCCCTGGAAATCGCCATTGTCGAAAACGTACAGCGGGCGGATCTCAATCCACTGGAAGAGGCTCTGGGTTACGAGCAGCTGATTGCCGAATACGGTTATACGCAGAATGACCTCGGCGAAATTATCGGCAAAAGCCGCAGTCATGTGGCCAACTCCTTGCGCCTGCTGAAGCTGCCCGATCCGGTCCGCGATTTGCTGGCCGCCGGCAGCCTGTCGGCCGGGCATGCGCGCGCGCTGGTATCGACGCCCGACCCGGCAAGTCTTGCCCGCACCATCGTTGCCAAGGGCATGTCGGTGCGCGACGCAGAAAAACTGGCGCAAAACAATATCAAAGCACAATCCGAGCCGCAGCTGGCCGCCGCGCGGCGAGATCAGAAAGATTCGGACACGCTGGCTTTGGAGCGGACGCTTTCCGATGCACTCGGCCTTGATGTTGCGATCAATCACAAGACGAGTGGCGGTCAGATCAAAATTTTCTATAAGTCGCTGGAGCAGCTCGAAGAAATCTGCCGGCTGCTTGAAAGGCGCTGA